The Paenibacillus sp. G2S3 region TGGCGAACCCCAATCTCAGCATCCAGTTTATTAAGTTCGTTCGGGTGTTTCTCCATCTCCGCTAATTCTACTTCCCAACGGTATAAATCGCTTGCCTCAGATCGTTCCATCCGAACTTTTTCAGTCAGCTCCCGCAGCTCACGGAAGGCCTGTTTTACTTTTGAAGAGTACAGTTGTTTCTGATTCATAAAAGTTAAGAGTGCGATAAGCAGCGCTAAACCTATCCATAAAATAACGTTATCCATGTTCTCCCTCCAGCTTGGGTTATTCTCCTAATTATACACATCAGAACGCAAAAATACCCCACAATGTGAGGTATCTGCCCTAGCATTTAGCATCTATTCTTTTTTCATAATTTCATGCAGCTGACGTTTGTCTGCTTCTAAAGCTCGAGCCTGTGCTTCGACATCCTCCAGATCTGCCTCCGCTGCTGAAAACTCTACATCCTCTGCTTTCGCCTCGTACAGCATTTTCATCTTCTCGGTCTTTGAGAATATTTGCGAGTTCTCTCTATCCATAGTATCGATCGTCTCCCTTCTTATTAATGAAATCATTATTCAAATCATCCCGCCTGCTTCTTCAATTAAGCGTAATGCCTGATCATAGGACTCTGAATGCAAGATCACCGTAAGTAAAATATCTCTACCCGTCGGTCCTCCATCTCCACCATGACTCATCCCACTCGCGCTGGTGTCAGCAGCAGCTAGTATGCCTGTGTGTGCACGCTCAGCAGTCATGGAGTCCATTCTGGCAACATTGCCTGTCACTGGGTTTACCCCTGAGCTAAAGCTCGTGCCTCCATATCTACTGAAGCGATCAATGGAGATTTCAATGGCCCGAAGTGCACGGAGCTTACGAGCAACACCTTCCGCTTCCTCAGGACTTTTAAAATAAGCCAAAATAGATCTTTCCGACATCTTATCCCCGCTCTCGCTTGAAATTCAGATATCTGTTGCATTCCTTTATATTGTCTTCCTTGCGCTTGTTTTATGCCCTTTTTTTCTCATATTCCACTAATCTACTAGGAATTCGACATTTTCTTCAATTCTTCCCTGCAATATAGTACTAAAGTTGTATATTCGATTTGAAGTTATAGCTGTAGAATAAATTTAATTTTCATAATTTTTTACATTTTACGTTGAGGAGGAGAACTACAGATACACACTGCAATATAAAAATTCATTTGGGAGGATGAACTTATTTGAAACGTACCTTTAAACACTCTATTCAAAGATTTGGTATTGGGGCGGCGAGCTTCGGACTGGCTGTTTCTGTCCTTTTTCCATCCGCTGCATTTGCGAACTCATCCATTGAATCATCCACTAACCTAGCTAATAATGTACAGTCTCAAAGTGTGACCCCTCATAACTACGCGGGTGTGCTCAAAGGTTCAGCACCAGTGTCCGTAATTGTGGAATTAACTAATAAACCAGTCAGTGTGTATGAAAATGAGGCTAAAACTTCTTCTTTACGATCCTCAGTCTCCTTACAACGCAGTAAAATTATCTCAGAGCATAAAAGCTTTATTTCCTCAGCGCAGAAAATCGATGCCGATATCGGTTTTGAATACAGTGAAATTTTTAACGGGTATTCCATTACGTTGCCCGCCAATCAAGTAAATAAGCTGCTAGAGCTTCCGGGCGTTGCGGCTGTTTATCCAAATGATGAAGTACATGCGTTAGCAGACAGTGTTGAGGTAGCAACTTTGCCTGTTACGCGTTCCTATTCAGATAGTGGCAATCTTATAGGCGCGGATAAACTACATGCATTAGGTTACACAGGAGAAGGGGTACAGGTAGCGGTTGTCGACACCGGCATCGATAAAAGTCACCCTTTATTAAAGGATAATTATAAGGGCGGTTACGATGCCTATGATCAGGATGATGATCCGTCAGAAACACCTCCTGATGCTAACTTTCCTCCAAAAGCAGGAAACCCTTACGAAACCTCACATGGCACACACGTAGCCGGTACAATTTTGGATGTTGCCCCTGACGTGGATTTGTACGCCTATCGCGTACTTGGCCCTTATGGTTCTGGACCCACAGCGGTTGTAATCGCGGGTATTGAAAAAGCGGTTGCTGATGGAGCCGATATAATTAACCTCTCGCTGGGCTCTGATGTCAACCAAAGCTATTCCGCAAGCTCAATTGCGATAGACAACGCCATAAAATCGGGCGTGAATGTTGTTGTTGCCGCCGGTAACGCTGGACCGGATGTAGCAACATTGGGCGAACCTGCTGGATCTCAACTCGCGCTTACTGTAGGCGCTTCTACTACCCCAGTGAATACCCCATTCTTTGATATTGGCGATGTAAAAAAAATTCCAGGGACCTTAGCAACTTACTCCCCAGAATTAGTTGATAATATTGCTGGTAATAAGATCGTTTACGCTGGTCTTGGAGGTACTTCCGATTACACAAATTTGGATGTCAAAGATAAGGTAGTCCTTGTCGATCGTGGTGTGCTGAGTTTCGGAGAGAAATCTTTAAATGCCAAAGCAGCTGGAGCCAAGCTTGTCCTAATTGCCAATAATGCTGCTGGTGAAATCAGTCCCACCCTTGGTGCGCCTGGGAATTACATTCCTACCTACGGAATTACTCAAGCGGATGGCAAGAAGATAAAAGCTCAAATGGCTGCTGCTAAAGATATCATCAGTTACTATATAGGGCTTGAAGTCAATCAGTTAGCAAACTTCAGCTCTATGGGTCCGGGGATGCCGGATTATCTAATCAAACCTGATGTTGTAGCTCCTGGAGTAAATATCAACTCCACAATTCCTAGCTGGAGTGGGGATTACGAACATGCTTATGGCTTAAAAAGTGGCACCAGCATGGCAACCCCACATGTTGTAGGGGCTGTAGCTTTGCTACTGAGTGAAAACTCTGATCTTAAGCCAAATGATATTAAAGCGTTGCTGATGAACAATGCGGATCCTATCTCTAACCGTGATGGAGCTGCTTACTCTTTGTATCAACAAGGTGCCGGATTAATTAATTTGGAGAAATCAGCAAAAGCTGAATCTATCGCTAAAGTTGGGGAGAGCTTAATTAGCGGCCTTCCTGGGACTGTAGAAATCCCTTATTACACAGGTTCCTTGTCCTTTGGCCTGCTCCCAAAAGGAGCTAGCGTAACGAAATCAGTTTATGTGGAAGACTTTAATGAGAATGGATCAACCTATACTCTATCCACCAAATGGCTTACAGAAGCGCCTGGTGACATTAGTATTAATATTGCACCAAACAGCGTTACCTCAGGTGTAGATCAATATGCACAATTTACACTAAAGGTATCTGACACAGCAAAAGAGGGTGCATATGAAGGGATCCTGTTCCTAACCTCTGATATAGAAACTCTTCGTCTTCCCTTTAATGCACTTGTCGGCGATAAATTCAATTTAGAGCCTGTTAATCAGCTTTCTTTTGAAAGTCCACAGATTTCTCCTAATGGGGATGGACGCTCAGACGACACCACCTTTACCTTCTCTGTCAATGAAGAGCTGGATGGCATAAGTTTCGTAACCTCTTCAATAGATGCTCCTGCGACAGTTCTAGGTGAAGTTTATTCTATCGATGAAAAGGTCTATCGTGGCGTGTACGAGATTACAAATTGGGATGGAACGTTAACAGATCTGGAGACCTCCGCCAAGTCCACTTTACCAGATGGTCACTACTACATCACTCCTGTGCTTCCCAACGGACAACTGCTCGAGAAACAAAAGATCGAGTTCACAATTGATACCGAGAAGCCATTAGTTTCCGGCATCACACTTGAGGAGTATGAACGTGAGGCGCCAACCGATCCTGGTGCAGCACAAATTAGTGGTTTCATTGATGATGACCTAATGGCCTATTATATTTCGAATACACAACCTATTGGAAACTGGTTTACCGTGTACGCCGAAGGTAAACATTATGATGGGAATACTTATAAATTTGGCGGTGTGATTGCAAATAACGGTGCTTTTTCCATTGACGTTCCTGTTAACGAGGGGCTTAATGAGTACAAAATCTATGTGGTCGATAAAGTAGGTAATGGCGCAGACGACGATGATTATGCTCAGCGACTGCTTTATAGCACAGGGGATGGTATTTTCAATGTAAATCCGTCTCTATCTGCAGCCACCATTGATGTGGGACAACCGGTAACCGTTGATCTAGGGTATTCCGTGACTGACGAGGTTTATGGCGTCTATGGTGCTTCATTCGCTGTCATCTACGATGATTCTCTTGAAACACCAGCGATCCAGCCAAGCGTACAACTGGCAACGTATCAAGAGGAGAATTTCTCTGGTGTTCCACTTAAAGAATTCACAGAAACCTATGATCTAGGAGACGGCCGCAAACTGACACAGTATAGCGTCAATCTGTCAGGCGGTGCTTATCACGGCTCCGGTTCTCTAGGCAAAATAACCTTCAAACCATCTACAGTGGGAAAATACGACTTTGAGCTGTACGATGTACAGGTCTGGAATGATGCTACAACATCAACAATCCCATCTGGTTTGAGAACGGTAAGCGTAACTGTTAAGACACCTGAAACACCGACGCCAACACCAACACCAACAGAGTCACCAACAGAGTCACCAACAGAGTCACCAACAGCGACACCATCAACATCACCAACACCAACACCAACACCAACACCAACACCAACACCAACATCTGATTCGTATGTACCTACAGCAACCAGTGCTCCCACTCCTGGAATCGCATTGAAATCTGGGAAGCTAGTAGAGACTGCAGATCCAGCAGGTGGCAAGCCTTCTGCGGTGTTCAACATCTTAGACACTGCACTTGCAAATTCGATCCAGAATGCAAAAGATAAAACTTCTGTACTTGATCTTAGCGATGTAAGCTTCAATAAATATAGCCAAGTTGTTATTTCTCTTACCCCGGCCCAAGCCGAGCAGTTAAAGAAATCGGAGAATGCACTCCGCCTAAACGGTAGTGGGTTCAATGTACTTATTCCAGCGGCGACTCTTCCGGATTTTATCAACAGCAACGGCTTGACCCTTACGATTAGCCTGACAGATGCGGGCAACACAGCAGTTTTAGCAGGTAGCTCAGCAGCAATAAATATCGGTTCTTCCATTCTCACTATCAAAAATGGTTGGACAACCGGAAAGCCGATCATCCTTCAGCTTAATCTAAAAGCCGCCAGTCTACATGATGCTCGAAAGACTGCCGCTTATGTAGAATCAAAAGATCGTAAATGGTCCTACCTGCAACCTGGTTCTATCTCTAAAGATGGTATTCTACAGTTTAACGTTACTGGTGATGGTTCTTACAGCGCAGCATCCAGAAATATAAGCTTTAAGGATATTGGCACACACTGGGCTCAAACCGATATCGAGGTCCTTGCTGCCCATGGTATCATTGCTGGCAAAGGAGCCGATGGCAGCTTTAAGCCTGCCGACACCTTAAATCAGGCAGAGCTTCTAACGCTCTTCGACCGTCTACTTGGAAAAGGTGACACTTGGAATACTCGCATCAAAGAAAGCGGATCTCGTGATGTGCTGACCCGCGAGGAAGCAGCTCTTATCATTGCTAAGGCCCTTGGTGCAGATCTTACAGTAGCCAAAACACCTTTAAGCTTTAAGGATGCCGACAGCATCGCTGCGGAAGCACGCAACGCTGTAGCCTATGCTGTAACCAAAGGTTATCTCAAAGGTGTTACTGCAGATAACTTCAATCCACAAGGTACTCTGACTCGTGCACAAGCAGCAACGATTCTGAGCCGTGTGCTCGAAGATTTACGTTCTTCGAGCAACCTCTAGTTTCGCTTTAAAAAAAGCCTCAGCAGCCAAATGGCTGCTGGGGCTTTTTCGACTTTAGGTTACATTTGCGTTTCCGAGGCACCTCTCGGACTCAGATGACCTTAAACGCTGGATTATGCGATATTCGCTATGTTAACGGACCCCATAGTCGCTATTGGCATGAAAAACACCAATTATGAGCGCTTTTTTGGGGGATAGCTGCACTCGTGTCCGAAACTTCGCTTCAAATCCAATATATTGGCAAATAGCGTCTGCTGAGTCCGATAGCATCAGAGAATGATTATACTCGGCACCTCTCGGACTCAGATGACCCTAAACGCCGAATTATGCGATATTTGGTATGTTAACGGACCCCATAGTCGCTATTGGCATGAAAAACACCAATTATGAGCACTTTTTTGGGTATAGCTGCACTGGAGTCCGAAACTTCGCTTCAAAGCCAATATATTGGCAAATAGCGTCAACTGAGTCCGAAAGCATCGAAGAATGATTATACTCGGCACCTCTCGGACTCAGATGACCCTAAACGCCGGATTATGCGATATTTGGCATGCTAACGGACCTCATAGTCGCTATTGGTATGAAAAACACCAATTATAAGCGCTTTTTTGGGGAATAGCTGCACTGGAGTCCCAATCTTCGCTTCAAAGCCAATATATTGGCAAATAGCGTCTGCTGAGTCCGATAGCATCGGAGAATGATTATACTCGGCACCTCTCGGACTCAGTTGACCCTAAACGCTGGATTATGCGATATTTGGCATGCTAACGGACCCCATAGTCGCTAATGGTATGAAAAACACCAATTATGAGCGCTTTTTTTGGGGGATAGCTGCACTCGTGTCCGAAACTTCGCTTCAAATCCAATATATTGGCAAATAGCGTCTGCTGAGTCCGATAGCATCGGAGAATGATTATACTCGGCACCTCTCGGACTCAGATGACCCTAAACGCCGGGTTATGCGATATTTGGTATGTTAACGGACCTCATAGTCGCTATTGGCATGAAAAACACCAATTATGCGCACTTTTTTGGGGGATAGCTGCACTCATGTCCGAAACTTCGCTTCAAAGCCAATAAATTAGCAAATAGCGTCAACTGAGTCCGAAATCCCAAGCAGACGGTTCAAAGCAGTTAATGTGTTTGAAAATCCGGAGACCAGCGGTGATTTCAGGGTTACGGGTTACGGGTTACGGGTTACGGGTTACGGGTTACGGGTTACGGGTTACGGGTTACGGGTTACGGGTTACGGGTTACGGGTTACGGGTTACGGGTTACGGGTTACGGGTTACGGGTTACGGGTTACGGGTTACGGGTTACGGGTTACGGGTTTTACGGGTTTTACGGGTTTTACGGGTTTTACGGGTTTTACGGGGGGGTTCCAGCCCGTAGAGTTTACTGGCTCTAACACATTCTTTAAACCTTATGAGATGGGCTAGCTTGCCCTACTAACAGTCGACATGCGCAAACTACCTTAATCAAAAACGCAGAGCAGCGATCCCCCAGTAACGGGAGGATCGCTGCTCTGCTGTATTATTTATTTACTCAATTAATGAAGTTAGAAATATCAGTCCCCGCGGAACGCACGCTTCACACGATCAAAGAAGGATTGCTCATGCTCATGTGTGTTTTCTCCATTCAGAGAGGCGAACTGTCGCAACAAATCTTTTTGCTCATCATTCAGCTTGCTAGGTGTCACTACAATGACTCTAACATGCTGGTCACCTTGGCCAGATCCACGTAGACGTGGAACACCTTTGCCTTTGAGGCGGAAGAAAGTACCGGTCTGTGTTCCCGCAGGAATCTTCAGCTTCACTTTTTCCGTTAAGGTAGGGATCTCAATCTCATCGCCAAGTGCTGCCTGTGCAAACGTAAGCGGAACCTCGCACATAATATCATCGTTCTCACGCACGAAGAAATCATGCGATTTGACACGGATGACAATATACAAGTCTCCAGCAGGACCACCGCGTAAGCCGCCCTCGCCTTCGCCAGTCATGCGCAGCTGCGCGCCGTCATCGACACCGGCAGGGATGCGTACATGAATCTTGCGCTGCTTCTTAACTTTACCCTGTCCGCTACAAGTCGTACATTTTTCCTTAATAATCTTACCTGTACCACTGCAATGCGAACATGGACGACGATTACGCATCTGTCCAAGTGGTGTATTCTGTACGAATTCCTGTTGCCCGCTACCATGACAAGTGGAACAAGTCTCTGGTTTAGTACCCGGTTTAGCCCCGGAGCCGTAGCAGGTATCGCAAGTTTCCGTACGTGGAATAGTAATATCGGTTTCTTTACCGAATACCGCTTCCTTGAATTCAATGGTCATCGTATACTGCAAATCCCCGCCACGCTGTGGTGCGTTAGGATCACGACGTCCGCCGCCGCCAAAGAACATATCAAAGATATCGCCTAGTCCTCCGAAGTCGCCACCACCGCCGCCTCCGAAGCCGCCCATACCTTGGTTAGGATCAATATGGCCATATTGGTCATATCTAGCTCGTTGTTGTCCGTCGCTAAGAACATCGTAAGCTTCTTTTACTTCTTTAAACTTAGCTTCAGCATCATCTGCTTTATTCACGTCTGGGTGATATTGGCGCGCCAATTTCCGGTACGCTTTCTTCACCTCGTCGTCTGAAGCATCTCTACTGAGGCCAAGCACTTCATAATAATCGCGTTTATCTGCCACTGCTTTCACCTCCGTACGTTACATACTCAAATTCCTAATTACCTGTCAAAGAAACCATTATACGATAAAACCCCAGGATCTGACCATCCAGTTCCAGCAGATGTTTATTCTTACAATATCAGAAGGCGCATTCGCCAAGAGTGTGCAAACTGATATTACAAAAGGAAAGTCAAAACACGGGATGACCCGGTTTTGACCTTCCCTTCTTAACTATATAAGAATTTATCAGTTACGCCCTATACACTTATCGTTTAAGGTTACCCTTGATTCTTATCTTCGTCAACAACCTCATAATCAGCGTCAACTACATTGTCTTTTTTAGGAGCGCCTTCAGCAGCTCCAGCGCCACCTTCAGCACCTTGCTCTGCTTGAGCAGCTTGTTCGTACAGCTTCACGGACAACTGTTGTACAATCTCAGTCAATGCTTCTGTAGCTGCATTGATTTCTTCAAGATTGTCAGTTTCAAGTGCTGCTTTCACTTTATCTTTAGCTTCGTTAGCTTTTTCAACTTCGGAAGCATCAGCTTTATCACCAAGATCTTTGATCACTTTCTCAGTTGAATACACGAGTTGGTCAGCGGTGTTCTTCGCTTCTACCAATTCTTTACGCTTACGGTCTTCCTCAGCGTGAAGCTCGGCATCCTTCATCATTTGTTCTACTTCTGCGTCGCTCAGACCGCTGGAAGAAGTGATAGTGATCTTTTGGCTCTTGTTAGTGCCTTTATCAGTTGCAGACACATTCACGATACCGTTGGCATCAATATCGAAAGAAACTTCGATTTGTGGTACGCCACGTGGTGCTGGTGGAATCTCGTTCAGCATGAAGCGTCCCAATGTTTTGTTGCCATTTGCCATTTGACGCTCACCTTGTAGCACGTGAATCTCTACGCTAGGTTGGTTGTCAGCAAAGGTCGAGAATACTTGAGATTTACTTGTAGGAATCGTAGTGTTACGCTCGATCATCTTCGTGAACACGCCACCTGCAGTTTCGATACCAAGGGAAAGCGGAGTTACGTCGAGCAATACAACGTCCTTAACATCACCAGTCAATACACCCGCTTGAACAGCAGCACCAAGAGCTACAACTTCATCCGGATTCACACCTTTGTGTGGATCTTTACCTGTAAGCTTCTTAATTGCATCTTGTACAGCAGGGATGCGCGTAGAACCACCAACCAGAACGATTCTGGTAAGGTCTGCAGGCGTCATGCCAGCATCAGACAACGCTTGACGAGTTGGTCCCAAAGTACGTTCTACCAGACCAGCAGTAAGCTCATCAAACTTCGCACGAGTCAAGTTGATCTCCAAATGCTGAGGTACTCCATCAACTACAGTGATGAACGGAAGAGAAATAGTAGTTGTCAGTACGCCCGACAATTCTTTCTTCGCTTTTTCAGCTGCATCTTTCAAACGTTGTACAGCAGATTTATCTTTGCTCAGATCAATGCCTTGCTCTTTTTTGAATTCGGATACTAGGTAATCCATAACCACTTGGTCAAAGTCATCGCCACCAAGCTTGTTGTCTCCGCTTGTAGCTTTTACTTCGAAGAAGCCGTCGCCCAGTTCAAGGATGGATACGTCGAAGGTACCGCCACCAAGGTCATATACTAGAATAGTTTGATCTTCGGATTTCTCCAAGCCATATGCCAAGGCTGCAGCTGTTGGCTCGTTCACAATACGCAGAACTTCCAGACCAGCAATTTTACCTGCATCTTTAGTAGCTTGACGTTGGCTGTCATTGAAATAAGCAGGAACTGTGATAACAGCTTGAGTAACCGTTTGGCCAAGATATGCTTCTGCATCGGATTTCAGCTTTTGAAGAATCATTGCTGAAATTTCTTGTGGAGAATAGTCTTTACCATCGATGCTTTCTTTATGGTTAGTACCCATGTGACGTTTAACAGAGCTGATCGTACGATCAGGGTTAGTAATCGCTTGGCGTTTAGCTGTTTCTCCGACGATACGCTCGCCGTCTTTCTTAAAACCTACCACCGAAGGGGTTGTACGTGCGCCCTCTGGGTTTGGAATTACAACGGCTTCGCCGCCTTCCATTACGGCAACGCAAGAGTTCGTGGTTCCTAAGTCAATACCGATAACTTTACTCACAATAATTTGCCTCCTCTAAAGGTATATGGAGCATATGCTCATTTAAATTATAAAAATATCAAAAAAATTCGATTGGTACCGATAATGGACAGATACTGCCCGTCCTATATAGACAGATTACATGCTGACTTTGACCATAGCAGGACGAAGGACTTTATCTTTCAGAAGGTATCCCTTTTGGACCTCTTCCGTTACGATACCCTCTTCGTACTCCTCGCTCTCCACCTGCATAATAGCCTGATGGTATTCAGGATTAAAAGGCTGTCCTACTGTTTCCATAGCCGTAAGTCCCTCGGACTTCAATACCCCATCTAGCTGACGGAAAATCATATTAACACCCTTCACGAAAGCTTCGGATTCAGGGCTGCTAGGAGTAGTGACTAACGCACGCTCAAAATTGTCCAGTACTGGAAGTAATTCAGTCACGAGCTTGGAGGTGGCATATTGAGCCAACTCTTCTTTCTCCTTCTGAGTACGACGACGGAAGTTATCGAAATCAGCCTGCGCACGCAGCGCGCGTCCTTGATATTCATCAGCTAGATCCTGCAGACGTTTTACCTCCGTACCTGTGTCTGAAGCACCTTCACTAACTTCTTCTGTAAATGAGTCGGTTTCTGAAGCTACATCAGCCTCAGGTTCCTCATTTATCAAATCATCTTTGAATTCATTAGCATCTTGAACTTGTTCCTTTTTCAAGTTGTCTTCACCTCCTTAAAATCATTCACGTAATCAATGTTGACTCTGTTCACTTATACCAGTGTGCTAGCATCGCTGTCAAATCTCGGGATAAAATGCCCAAGATCCCCATCACTCTTGCATATTCCATTCGTGTCGGACCAAGGATCCCAATGCTTCCTAGGGCCTGCCCATCAAGAGAATAAGTGGCGGTGATCAGACTGCAGTTAGCGAACGCTTCATGATTGTTCTCCGTCCCTATTCGGACCTGAATACCTGTGCCGCCTGTTGTAGGGGCCAGCATTTTGAGCAATGTAGGCGTCTCTTCTAGCAGATCAAGAATGCTTTTCACCTTGTCAACATCCTTGAACTCAGGCTGTGTAAGCATATTCGTGGCTCCACTAAGATAGATACGCTGCTCTTGATCACTTTCCAGCGCAATGTCCAGCACTTGCATTAATTCTTCATAATGTGAGATGTGACGCTGCATTTCCTCGCCAAGCTCGGAATACAGCCGAGTCTTCAGCTTATAGAGTGGTACATTGACCAGCTTACTATTCAGTAGGTTAACCACTTTCTCCATCTCGGAAACGGAAATCTCCGGTGGAATGTTCACCGTACGGTTCTCAACTTGCCCCGTACTTGTAACGATAATCGCTACAGCGGTTTTATCATCTAGTGGTAACAACTGAAAATGACGCAATGATGTATGAAAAACCTCCGGTCCCAGAAGGATGGAAGTGTAATTCGTCATATTGGAAAGAATCATCGCCGCATGTTGGATTACCTGCTCCATCGCATTCAGCTTCTCGGCAAAAAAAGCGCGGATCGTGCCCATCTCTGCCGTTTCGGCGGAATTCCACGGTACCAAATGATCCACATAATATCGGTATCCTTTATGGGAAGGTATTCTCCCCGCCGATGTATGAGGCTGCTCGAGATAACCCAAATCCTCTAGGTCAGCCATTTCATTTCGAATAGTTGCAGGGCTGTACCCTACATCACCCCGTTTAGAAATGCTGCGAGATCCTACTGGTTCTGCTGATGAAATATAATCATCTACAATTGCATTTAGTATCATTCTCTGGCGATCAGTTAACATGTTATCCCCTCCTATCGGCTGTTGGCTCCGATTCGTTAGCACTCGACTCAGATGAGTGCTAACCACTAATACAAAAATACCAAACTGACATTGACATTGTCAAGTCAGTTCAGCATCTTAAGTACTGCTATTTCATCGCAGGCATGCTGCTTTTTACAATTCACGCAATCTGTCCATACCTTTTCGGGAAAAATCTCTTTCTCGACGACTTCGAATCCGTTTCTAAGAAAGAAATCTACGGCGTAGGTCAGTGCCATGACCTTAGGGATTTTCTGGTTTCTGGCTTCCTCAACCAACTTCTCTAAAATCATAGAGCCCACACCTTTACCCTTACCCTCGTCATTCAGTCCAATCGAGCGAATCTCTACAAGATCATTTCCGAGCCTGAAGAGCGAACCACAGCCAACGAATCTGCCACCAATTTCTGCAACAACGAATTGATCGATCTGGCGTGTCAGCGCCTGCCTGGAACGAGGCAACATGATACCGCGCTGTGCGTATTCTTCTATCATCAGATACAACGGTTCAACATCTTCTACCACTGCATTTCTGCAAGTCACCTGTGCGTCTCCTGCTGGAGACGAATGGCGGATCATTTCCGTCTTGGCAAGCACTTTAATTCACCCCTCTGTTGATAATATGAATAAATATACAACAGAGTGAATTACAATTCAAGGGGTATTTTAAAATTAAACTTCTGTCAGTGCGCCTACAAATTCTGCGAAAACATCGTTCCCAAAAAGGATCCCTTGCTTGCTGAGACGGTAAGTGCCCTCTTCGTGCTCAAGCAGACCTGCATGCAGCATCTTATGCAAGGATTTCGCGAATACATCCTCTATTGAACGCCCAAATTGCGCTTGAAAAGCCTCATTAGAGACGCCTTCATGCATACGCAAGCCAACCATCATAAAGTCCTCCATCGCTTCTGCTTCAGTGATTGGGAATGCATCCAATCGAGGCAGACCTTTACGTGTAGCTTCAATATAAGGATTTACGCCTTTAACATTAATATGCCGCTGGCGCCCCACATATCCATGTGCACCTGCTCCGAGACCATAATAATCTTCATTACGCCAGTAAGTGATATTGTGACGACTCTCCATACCTGGTTTTGCGAAGTTACTAATTTCGTATTGGTTATAGCCCGCTTCCTTCATAGATGACATCAACAAAAGGTACATTTGCAGTTCGTCTTCTTCATTAGGAAGTGGAAGTTTGTTCTTATTAAATAGGGTGTGAAAAAGTGTGTTC contains the following coding sequences:
- the grpE gene encoding nucleotide exchange factor GrpE gives rise to the protein MKKEQVQDANEFKDDLINEEPEADVASETDSFTEEVSEGASDTGTEVKRLQDLADEYQGRALRAQADFDNFRRRTQKEKEELAQYATSKLVTELLPVLDNFERALVTTPSSPESEAFVKGVNMIFRQLDGVLKSEGLTAMETVGQPFNPEYHQAIMQVESEEYEEGIVTEEVQKGYLLKDKVLRPAMVKVSM
- the hrcA gene encoding heat-inducible transcriptional repressor HrcA, which encodes MLTDRQRMILNAIVDDYISSAEPVGSRSISKRGDVGYSPATIRNEMADLEDLGYLEQPHTSAGRIPSHKGYRYYVDHLVPWNSAETAEMGTIRAFFAEKLNAMEQVIQHAAMILSNMTNYTSILLGPEVFHTSLRHFQLLPLDDKTAVAIIVTSTGQVENRTVNIPPEISVSEMEKVVNLLNSKLVNVPLYKLKTRLYSELGEEMQRHISHYEELMQVLDIALESDQEQRIYLSGATNMLTQPEFKDVDKVKSILDLLEETPTLLKMLAPTTGGTGIQVRIGTENNHEAFANCSLITATYSLDGQALGSIGILGPTRMEYARVMGILGILSRDLTAMLAHWYK
- the dnaK gene encoding molecular chaperone DnaK, producing MSKVIGIDLGTTNSCVAVMEGGEAVVIPNPEGARTTPSVVGFKKDGERIVGETAKRQAITNPDRTISSVKRHMGTNHKESIDGKDYSPQEISAMILQKLKSDAEAYLGQTVTQAVITVPAYFNDSQRQATKDAGKIAGLEVLRIVNEPTAAALAYGLEKSEDQTILVYDLGGGTFDVSILELGDGFFEVKATSGDNKLGGDDFDQVVMDYLVSEFKKEQGIDLSKDKSAVQRLKDAAEKAKKELSGVLTTTISLPFITVVDGVPQHLEINLTRAKFDELTAGLVERTLGPTRQALSDAGMTPADLTRIVLVGGSTRIPAVQDAIKKLTGKDPHKGVNPDEVVALGAAVQAGVLTGDVKDVVLLDVTPLSLGIETAGGVFTKMIERNTTIPTSKSQVFSTFADNQPSVEIHVLQGERQMANGNKTLGRFMLNEIPPAPRGVPQIEVSFDIDANGIVNVSATDKGTNKSQKITITSSSGLSDAEVEQMMKDAELHAEEDRKRKELVEAKNTADQLVYSTEKVIKDLGDKADASEVEKANEAKDKVKAALETDNLEEINAATEALTEIVQQLSVKLYEQAAQAEQGAEGGAGAAEGAPKKDNVVDADYEVVDEDKNQG
- a CDS encoding N-acetyltransferase; this translates as MIRHSSPAGDAQVTCRNAVVEDVEPLYLMIEEYAQRGIMLPRSRQALTRQIDQFVVAEIGGRFVGCGSLFRLGNDLVEIRSIGLNDEGKGKGVGSMILEKLVEEARNQKIPKVMALTYAVDFFLRNGFEVVEKEIFPEKVWTDCVNCKKQHACDEIAVLKMLN